A DNA window from Hevea brasiliensis isolate MT/VB/25A 57/8 chromosome 2, ASM3005281v1, whole genome shotgun sequence contains the following coding sequences:
- the LOC110657552 gene encoding protein JINGUBANG-like, giving the protein MRDDGGDCTKFVDTGSSMPRSKLGNITHSDPNMSATIHGEVFSIRNSSASAAAHGFFDPNRLSCEGSPMTMSPWNNTSAFNKTEWTPFEENAPQNGLIGSLVREEGHIYSLAAIKDILYTGSDSKNIRVWKDLKEFSGFKSSSGLVKAIIILGEKIFTGHQDGKIRVWKVSPKNPSIHKRSGTLPTLKDIFKSSIKPSNYVQVRNHRTALWIKHSDAVSCLSFNEDHTLLYSASWDRTFKVWRLSDSKCLESISAHDDAVNSVVASSEATVFTGSADGTVKVWKREQRGKSIKHNMLQTLLKQDCAVTALAVNPSGSVLYCGSSDGVVNFWEREKQLSHGGVLKGHKLAVLCLSSAGNLVFSGSADKTICVWRREGTIHTCLSVLSGHNGPVKCLAVEEDRERSKPGDQRWVVYSGSLDKSVKVWSVSELAPDVNHMAVMQQEHYQQMPSCSD; this is encoded by the coding sequence ATGAGAGATGACGGAGGAGATTGCACCAAATTCGTTGATACTGGGAGTAGCATGCCCAGATCAAAATTGGGTAATATTACGCATTCTGATCCTAATATGTCTGCCACCATCCATGGTGAGGTTTTTTCCATTCGTAATAGCAGTGCTTCAGCTGCGGCTCATGGGTTTTTCGACCCCAACAGGTTGAGTTGTGAAGGGTCCCCTATGACCATGTCACCTTGGAATAATACGAGTGCTTTCAACAAAACTGAATGGACTCCTTTCGAGGAGAATGCTCCACAGAATGGACTCATTGGTTCTCTTGTTCGCGAAGAGGGTCATATTTACTCTTTGGCCGCGATCAAGGATATCCTTTATACCGGTTCAGATAGCAAGAACATTCGCGTGTGGAAGGATCTCAAAGAATTTTCTGGGTTCAAGTCCAGCAGTGGCTTGGTGAAGGCAATTATAATATTAGGGGAAAAGATTTTCACAGGTCACCAAGACGGAAAGATTCGTGTCTGGAAGGTCTCTCCAAAGAATCCAAGCATACACAAGCGCTCTGGAACTTTACCAACCTTAAAGGACATTTTCAAAAGCTCTATCAAGCCTAGCAATTACGTTCAAGTTCGAAACCACCGCACTGCTCTGTGGATCAAACATTCTGATGCTGTTTCTTGCTTGAGCTTTAACGAAGACCATACACTTTTGTACTCTGCTTCCTGGGACAGAACCTTCAAGGTGTGGAGACTCTCGGACTCCAAATGTCTAGAATCTATCAGCGCTCACGACGACGCTGTTAACTCCGTCGTGGCCAGCAGCGAAGCCACTGTGTTTACAGGCTCAGCTGACGGAACTGTCAAAGTGTGGAAACGGGAACAGCGGGGCAAATCTATCAAGCACAATATGCTTCAAACTTTGCTGAAACAAGACTGCGCGGTTACAGCTTTGGCCGTGAACCCCTCTGGTTCGGTGCTTTACTGTGGTTCCAGTGATGGGGTGGTGAATTTTTGGGAACGCGAAAAGCAATTGTCTCATGGTGGGGTCCTTAAGGGCCACAAGCTTGCGGTTTTGTGCCTCTCGTCTGCAGGGAATTTGGTGTTCAGCGGTTCAGCGGATAAGACCATCTGTGTGTGGAGGAGGGAAGGGACTATTCACACGTGTCTATCTGTGCTATCTGGGCACAATGGGCCGGTCAAGTGCTTGGCGGTGGAAGAGGATCGCGAGCGTTCCAAACCTGGAGATCAACGATGGGTTGTGTACAGTGGGAGCCTGGATAAGTCTGTCAAGGTTTGGAGCGTATCTGAGTTGGCCCCTGATGTTAATCATATGGCTGTGATGCAACAGGAGCATTATCAACAGATGCCCAGTTGTTCTGATTGA
- the LOC131170493 gene encoding protein JINGUBANG-like has translation MRDDGGDCTKFVDTGGSMPRSKLGNITHSDPNMSATIHDEDFFIRNSSASAAGHGFFDPNRLSCEGSPINMSPWNNTSAFNKTEWTPFEENAPQNGLIGSLVREEGHIYSLAATKDILYTGSDSKNIRVWKDLKEFSGFKSSSGLVKAIIILGEKIFTGHQDGKIRVWKVSPKNPSVHKRSGTLPTLKDIFKSSIKPSNYIQVRNHRTALWIKHSDAVSCLSFNEDHTLLYSASWDRTFKVWRLSDSKCLESISAHDDAVNSVVASSEATVFTGSADGTVKVWKREQQGKSIKHNMLQTLLKQECAVTALVVNPSGSVLYCGSSDGVVNFWEREKQLSHGGVLKGHKLAVLCLSSAGNLVFSGSADKTICVWRREGSIHTCLSVLSGHNGPVKCLAVEEDRERSKPGDQRWIVYSGSLDKSVKVWSVSEVAPDVNHIAMMQQEHYQQMPGGSD, from the coding sequence ATGAGAGATGACGGAGGAGATTGCACCAAATTCGTTGATACTGGGGGTAGCATGCCCAGATCAAAATTGGGTAATATTACGCATTCTGATCCTAACATGTCCGCCACCATCCATGATGAGGATTTTTTCATTCGTAATAGCAGTGCTTCAGCTGCGGGACATGGGTTTTTTGACCCCAACAGGTTGAGTTGTGAAGGGTCCCCTATAAACATGTCACCTTGGAATAATACGAGTGCTTTCAACAAAACTGAATGGACTCCTTTCGAGGAGAATGCTCCACAGAATGGACTCATTGGTTCTCTTGTTCGCGAAGAGGGTCATATTTACTCTTTGGCTGCAACCAAGGATATTCTTTATACCGGTTCAGATAGCAAGAACATTCGCGTGTGGAAGGATCTCAAAGAATTTTCTGGGTTCAAGTCCAGCAGTGGCTTGGTGAAGGCAATTATAATATTAGGGGAAAAGATTTTCACAGGTCACCAAGACGGAAAGATTCGTGTCTGGAAGGTCTCTCCAAAGAATCCAAGCGTACACAAGCGCTCTGGAACTTTACCAACCTTAAAGGACATTTTCAAAAGCTCTATCAAGCCTAGCAATTACATCCAAGTTCGAAACCACCGCACCGCTTTGTGGATCAAACATTCTGATGCTGTTTCTTGCTTGAGCTTTAACGAAGACCATACTCTTTTGTATTCTGCTTCCTGGGACAGAACCTTCAAAGTGTGGAGACTCTCGGACTCCAAATGTCTAGAATCTATCAGCGCTCACGACGACGCTGTTAACTCCGTCGTGGCCAGCAGCGAAGCCACGGTGTTTACAGGCTCAGCTGACGGAACTGTCAAAGTGTGGAAACGGGAACAGCAAGGCAAATCTATCAAGCACAATATGCTTCAAACATTGCTGAAACAAGAGTGCGCGGTTACAGCTTTGGTCGTGAACCCCTCTGGTTCGGTGCTTTACTGTGGTTCCAGTGACGGGGTAGTGAATTTTTGGGAACGCGAAAAGCAATTGTCTCACGGTGGGGTCCTTAAGGGCCACAAGCTTGCAGTTTTGTGCCTCTCGTCTGCAGGGAATTTGGTGTTCAGCGGTTCAGCGGATAAGACCATCTGTGTGTGGAGGAGGGAAGGTAGTATTCACACGTGTCTATCGGTGCTGTCTGGGCACAATGGGCCCGTCAAGTGCTTGGCGGTGGAGGAGGATCGCGAGCGTTCCAAACCTGGAGATCAACGATGGATAGTGTACAGTGGGAGCCTAGATAAGTCTGTTAAGGTTTGGAGCGTATCTGAGGTGGCCCCTGATGTTAATCATATAGCTATGATGCAACAGGAGCATTATCAGCAGATGCCTGGTGGTTCTGATTGA